Sequence from the [Clostridium] scindens genome:
CAATTTATCACGATAATTTGCTGCTGTCAAGAACTTTTTTCAGACTTTTCTCTTATTGCATAAAAAGACCGGATACAACATGTGTATCCGGCCCTCATTCTCTTTCTAATCCGCTATAATTAAGCAACCTTAGCCTTTGCAAGTTCTGCCAGTGTTGCGAATCCTTCTGCATCGTTTACAGCCAGTTCTGCCAGCATCTTTCTGTTCACGTCGATGTTAGCCAGTTTTAAGCCGTGCATGAATTTGCTGTAAGATAATCCATTCATTCTTGCTGCAGCGTTGATACGTGCGATCCAAAGCTGACGCATCTGGCGCTTGCGCTGCTTTCTTCCTGCATATGCAGATGTGAGCGCTCTCATAACAGACTGTTTTGCAACTCTGTACTGCTTAGAACGTGCTCCTCTGTATCCTTTTGCTAACTTTAATGTCCTGTTGTGTCTTTTCTTAGCGTTTAATCCGCCTTTAATTCTTGCCATGTCCTATTTCCTCCTTCAAATCATCCCACATCTTACAGATATGGAAGAACTTTCTTCATGTTCTTTACGTTGGTTGCATCAGTAATGATTGGCTTTCTAAGATTTCTTTTTCTCTTTGTAGATTTCTTAGTTAAGATATGGCTCTTATAAGCTTTATTTCTTTTTAATTTTCCTGTACCTGTTTTTTTGAAGCGCTTTGCAGCTGCTCTATTTGTTTTAATTTTTGGCATGATAAGTTCCTCCTTAGATTTGTAATTTATTTTTAACGTTTTTCAGTTAAAACCATACTCATACTTCTGCCTTCCAGCTTCGCCGGCTTTTCAACCACTGCCACATCCTCAAGCAGTTTTGCAAAATCATCCAGAATGTGCTTGCTCTGCTGCATATGTGCCATCTCGCGTCCTCTGAAACGCAGGGTAACCTTTACTTTATTCCCTTTGCTGATAAACTTCTTTGCATTATTCACTTTCGTATTAAGATCGTTGGTCTCAATATTCGGGGAAAGACGCACTTCCTTTACTTCAACGGTTTTCTGCTTCTTCTTTGCCTCTTTTTCCTTTCTTGCAAGTTCATATCTGTACTTTCCATAATCGATGATCTTGCAAACTGGTGGCTGGGCTTTTGGAGCAATCTTCACCAAGTCTAACTCTGCTTCCTGTGCAAGTTTCATGGCTTCTCTTGATGACATAATGCCTAATTGTTCTCCATTCTCTCCAATCACTCGTACTTCCTTGTCTCTGATCTGCCCATTAATCATTAAATCGCTAATTGTCGTGCACCTCCATCATAAAATAAAAATAAGTGAATAGTTTACAGACTATCCACTTGCATACCCGCATAAAATGACCCTCTACGAGCCTTTATACTCAATATCAGACCAATAGTCACCCGATCGTGCTATGGTGAGAGTGGATACTCTACTTTGTTTATTGCTTCACGCAAGTTATAATTTACCACACCCAGTGTGGGGTGTCAACTGGTTATTTTACATTTTTTCCGCAGAAGTTACTGTTCTTCTTGAAAAATTTGTCCATTCATGTAATAATAGAGCATAATCTATTTTTTGGGATGACAGACTATATTGAGGAGGTTTTTAAACATGCAAAAAAGGAGCAACTTTTCCAGCAAATTGGGATTCGTGCTGGCTGCTTCCGGCTCAGCGGTAGGCTTGGGAAATATTTGGAGATTCCCTTACCTTGCGGCTAAATATGGAGGCGGAACATTTTTATTGATTTATCTGATTCTGGCGGTGACATTCGGCTTTGCGCTTATGACTGCCGAGATCGCTCTGGGACGTAAGACCGGATTAAGCGCTATCGGCGCTTTCAAGTCCCTGGATAAGCGTTTTGGCTTTTTAGGGGTACTTGCATCCATTGTTCCTATTATTATCTTTCCTTATTATTCCGTAATCGGAGGATGGGTAATCAAGTACTTTGCCGTATTTATCAGCGGCGGCTCAGCAGCCTCAGCCGGAGATACCTACTTCTCCGACTTCATCGGCGGCACTTTCGAGCCTTTGGGCTGGTTCTTCCTGTTCATGGCATTGACTGCGGTCATCGTATTGTTCGGTGTTGAAAAAGGAATAGAGAAGGTCAGCAAAGTCATGATGCCGATCCTGGTCGTTCTTACCGTTATTATTTCTGTATATGGCCTGACACTGGATGGAGCCATGGAAGGCCTCGTATATTACATACAGCCGCATATGTCGGATGTATCAGCCAAGACGATCCTTGCCGCTATGGGACAGCTCTTCTACTCCATGTCTCTGGCAATGGGAATCATGGTTACCTATGGCTCTTATATGAAGAAGGATAATAATCTGGAAAGTTCTGTTCGCCAGATTGAAATGTTTGATACCGGCATCGCTTTCCTTGCAGGCCTTATGATCATTCCTGCCGTATTCGCGTTCTCCGGCGGCGACCGTTCCGCGCTCAGCGCAGGTCCTGGACTGATGTTCATTACGCTGCCGAAAGTATTTGCCAGCATGAAATTTGGAGGGGCGATCGGCACGATCTTCTTCCTGCTGGTATTCTTCGCGGCTTTGACATCCGCAATCTCCCTGATGGAGACCATCGTATCCATCTTCCGGGATAAGTTCCACTGGGGACGAAGGAACGCATGCCTTTTCGTGGCAGTTCTTGCGCTGATCTTAGGCGCTCCGTCTTCACTGGGCTTTGGACCGCTAAGCTTCATCAGCTGGATGGGCATGTCCGTACTTGATATCATGGACTTCGCAAGCAACAGCGTCCTGATGCCGATCGTCGCATTAGGCACCTGTATCTTCGTCGGATTCATTATCCGTCCAAAGACGATATCCGACGAAGTAAAAGAGACCGATGGCAAGTTCAAGGCAGAGAAATTGTTCAGTGTCATGATCAAATGGGTTGCCCCCATCTTCCTGGTACTGATACTTGCAAGTTCCGTAGCAAGCGGCCTTGGCTGGTTCTCAATTTAACAGATTAATCAACTGGATTAGAAGGGCCTGATGGAAGGAATACCTCCATCAGGCCTTTTTTATATCCTGTCCCTATTCCACGATCCACGCTTCTATGTCTGTAGCCTTGGCATACTGCTCCATATATTTCTTCCCATACTCCAGCGCTTTTTCCAGATCCTCATTCCGGGAGAACGAATAGATCAGCGTCAGAACCTCCTTTGCGCTGTCCGTGATCATAGCCCGCTCGGAATCGCTTGTGGAACTTCCGATCGCTCCTTTCTCATCAGCCAGCACCGGCAGGTATTCTATATTGATCTCCTCCTTGCCGATTCCTTTATAGGTCTCGCCTTCCCGGCCCACCCGGAATACCAGTTCATCTTCTATATTCGCCGTGTCATAAGAGCCTACGGAAAATCCCGACTCAATGGAGATCAGATTGTTGACGTCCACCACGGTATTCACTTCATAAAGCCCTTTTCCCTGCCCGATTCTGCGGATCAGTGCCTCAGAAGACACTCTGTAGCGGCTTGGATCCTTGCCAAAAGCCTTATAGGCGGCCCTGGATTCCTTAATATTCGGAATCTCGTTGATTCCATAATCGAAGATATCATCTTTTGCCTTCTTAAAGATATCTTTCTTTAAATACTTCCACATCTCCTCATTCTTCTTTTCAACCTTGACTTTATACTGCAGGCAGCCCACTCTGACCGCCGGCCATAATTCCTTCATTTCCTGGTCAATCTTTAGATTCTTCCTCATTCTATGTCCCTCCTGCTGTCCATTTGGTTTTATTATACTGCTTTTTTTCTCCCCCACAACTTGTTTTTGAGCGAAAATACCTGTACTATAGAGTTAGAACCTATCGGAAACAGCATCAAAAGGAGTTGACACAATGGATCTTAGAAAATGGAGCGTACTGCTCGCAGTCGTTGACTACGGGAGTTTTACCAAAGCCGGTGAGGAACTTAACTATACCCAGTCCGGCATTACGCATATGATGAAATCCCTGGAACAGGAAGTTGGATTTCCGCTCTTTAACAAGGGCCACCACGGCGTCTCGATCACGAAGGAAGGAAAAGCCCTTCTTCCGGCAATACGGAATCTTCTCTCAGCCAACGAGTCGCTGAATCAGGAGATATCCTTCCTCAAGGGAGCCAAGAAAGGTACCTTGACCATCGGAACCTATATCAGCTGTTCCATACACTGGATTCCCGAAATCATCCAGGAGTTCCAGAAAGAGTACCCCGGCATTTGTTTTGAGATCAGCGAGGGCCATGAAGGCGATCTGATCGACTGGGTGGAGAACCACAAGGTAGATATTGGGTTCATCAGTTATCACGAGCATCAGCCTTACGAGTTCATCCCGGTCTGCGACGATCCTATGATGGCCGTGGTACCAAAAGGCCACCCCTTTGCCCAATATAACGAAGTACCCATCGAGTGGTTTGAAAATGCGCCTTTCGTCTGCTCTGAGTATACCTACGGCAACGATGTCCACCGAATCCTGAAGACCGCTGGAATAAAGCCGGATATCAAGTATACCACCAGCACGGATTTCTCGATCCTGTCCATGATCGAGCACAACCTGGGCATCAGCATACTGCCTGAGCTTGTTCTTCGCGGCCAGAGCGGTAATTTTGAGACGCGGCCTCTAAAGCCCCTCTCTTACCGGCGGCTGGGCATGGCTGTATCCTCCTTCCGGGATATGTCGCCTGCCATGAAAGTCTTCATCAAATATGCGCGGGACTATCTTCTGTCCTGACGTACATCGCCTATAATCCTTTTTCTCTACTCAAATAGTAATTGCAATTCCTACATTTCTACACTAAAATTGTAGAAAAAGGTTTTACCAGAAACCGTACATAAGAAAGGGAAAATACTATGGCAAAAAAAGGCTTAATCGGCGAATTTAAAGATTTTATCAGCCGCGGGAACGCAATGGACATGGCTGTCGGCGTTATCATCGGCGGCGCTTTCTCCGGCATCGTAACTTCATTGACTGAGGATATCATCTCGCCCATCCTGGGCTTATTCGGGGGCATGAATTTCGATCAGCTCTCTGTAAATATCCTGGGCGAGGTCACTTTAAATTATGGCAAGTTCATCACCGCTATCGTCAATTTCCTCATCATGGCATTGATCATCTTCTTTATCATGAAGGCAGTCAATACCTTAGAGGCTCAGGCAGTAAGATTAGCCCGTCTGGGCAAGGAGCAAGAGGCTCCAGCGCCCACCACGAAGATTTGCCCTTTCTGCAAATCAGAGATCCCCATCGACGCTACCAGATGCGCCCACTGTACCTCTGAGTTGGAGCAGGCGTAAGAGATCTTTCACACGCCGCCCAAATCCGACGGGGCATTGCCCATAAAAAAAGACAGTCACAGACTTATCTGTAACTGTCTTTTTTGGTTGCCTTAGTTCTCGTGTCCTTCTTTATGAAAAAGGCTTGTTGCGCCATACAGCGCTCCTATAGCAACGATTGCCCATCCAATCAAATTCAACATCTGTCAGCACCTCCTCGCAGAAAAACTATTACTCTCTTCGTACTTTTAGTATAAATCTTTTTTCCGCTCTTGTGAAATGAGGCTTATTTATGCTGACATTACACTTCTTCATGTTTATCTCGACTGTCCCATGCTGAACACGGCAACGACGCCCGGACCCGTATGGCTTCCAATAACCGTGCCGATATTGTTGATCAGGATATTGGTGACGCCCATCTTCTCTTCCACCAATTCCGCCACATACTGGGCATCTTCTATACAGTCTCCATGGGTGATCATAACGATGTCGTTTTCCCATCCCTCTGCCTGTTTTGCAGCCATATCCACAATCTTGTTCAGAGACTTCTTTCGCCCTCTCTCCTTGCCGATCACCTGAAGGTATCCCTGGTTATCCACATGAATGACTGGCTTGATCTGTACCATGGTTCCCAGAATAGCCGTCGTCTTGGATACGCGGCCTCCCCTTTGCAGATGGTTCAGATCATCTACCGTTACAAAATGGCAGACATGCAGTTTATTTTCCTCCACCCACTTTGCAACCTCTTCGATCGTCTTTCCTTCTTCTTTCAGCTTCAGTGCATAATAAAGCAGAATTCTCTCTCCCAGACAAGCGCAAAGCGAGTCAATCACGATGATCTTCCTGTCCGGATACTTATTCTTAAGTTCCTCTCCGGCGATACGCACGCTGTTATATGTTCCGCTTAACCCGGATGAGAAGCCCAGATGCAGCACATCCTTGCCTTCCTGTAGCATGGGCTCTAATGCGGCTTTGGCCTCGTCAGGATTCACCTGGGAAGTAACTGCCATCTTCCCCTCCCTGAGTTTCTGGAAGAATTCCTTGGACGACAGGCCGTTCATATCTTCATAGGTCTCTCCGTCAATCGTATATTTTAATGGAATGACCGGGACATTCCTCTCAGTCAGCCATTCCTTCGGCAAATCTACCGTGCTATTTACACTAATTATATAGTCGCTCATTCGTTCCACCTTCCTTTCCTTGGTCTGCACTAATCATATCATTGTTCCCCATATTTCGCAAAACTTTTTTCACCGTAATGACAAAGAGCACGCTTGTTGTAAGCACTGAGATGATGTCTGCCACCGGCTCGGCTCTGTAGATGCCTATAACGCCCATGAACTTAGGCAGGATGATTGCAAGTGGAATCAGCAGGATCACCTTCCGAAGCAGCGCAATGAACAGGGACACTTTTGCCTGCCCCAAGGCCAGGAATGTTGACTGGCACGCAGACTGAATGCCAAAGATCGTGATACCGAAGAAATAAATCGGCATAACCTGGCAGGTCAGTTTCACCAGCTGGTCATTATTGGTAAAGATTTCTGCATAAACGCCCGGTGCAAAGACGGCAACCCCCGCAAGGACGATCGTTGCCAGAAAGCAGACCACGATCAGCCGAGTCATTGCTCCTTTGACCCTGCTTTTGTTTCCTGCGCCGTAATTATAACTGATGATCGGCTGTACGCCCTGCGTAATTCCCTGTATCGGAATTACGATCAGCTGCATGATGCTCGTCATAATGGACATGGTACCTACATACAAGTCCCCTCCGTACTTCTGAAGTCCGGAATTTAACGTAATGTTAACCAAGCTCTCCGTGCTTTGCATGATAAATGGGGAGATTCCAAGCCCTCCGATATGCTTGACTACATCCCCCTTCAGGCGCATATTCTTTGCCTTCAGACGAATCACGCTTTTCTTGGAGGTCAAAAACTTGATTACCCATGCCGCGCTGACAGCCTGGGAAATGATCGTCGCCAGAGCAGCGCCCTTTACCCCCATTCCGAATACAAAGATAAATACCGGATCCAGGCAGATATTGATAATTGCTCCGATCAAGACGGAGAGCATGGCAATCCTGGCTTCTCCCTGACCGCTGATAAATGTATTAAGTCCCACAGCGAACTGGACGAATATTGTTCCCAGCAGATAGATTCCAATGTAGCTTTCCGCATACTGGATCGTCGTCTCGCTGGCCCCGAAGGCATACAGGACCGGCGTCTTAAATATCGAAAAGGCTATGGTCAGCACCACCGAGAATATCACCAGCAGCCCTGCCGAATTGCCCAATATCAGTTCCGCCCGGTCGTAATCGTGCTTTCCAAGCTGGATTGACGCAAGCGGCGCGCCGCCCATTCCCGCAAATGCGCTGAAAGCCGCGATCAGCATGATGATCGGAAACGTAACCCCGACCCCCGTCAGGGCCATATCTCCATATCCTTGGATATGTCCGATATAGATCCTGTCTACGATATTATATAATACATTGATTAACTGGGCCGCGACCGCAGGAACCGCGAGCGATACCATCAGCTTCCCCAAATGCTCGCTGCCAAGTCTCTCATCCTTCGTCGTTTCTTGCATTATGTACACCTCTCTTTAAAAAATACGCACTATTTATTATTTTAACACGGTCTGGGGATAATGTAAAATGGGATTTTTTTTATTTTGGTGATCGCGGGCGGGGATGGGGGTGGGATTTCTACGACGCTTTGGCGCCTGCATCTCTTGCACGGTTACGTAGGGCCGCTTAAGAGTCGCCGATAGCGGCTCCTCTCCAACGGTCCAACGTCTCCGGCAAGGATATTCCGGACGCCGCCGCTTCCCTCCAAAATCCCACCCCCATCCCCGCCCGCTACGCGCAAATTCGCTGGTAAAATCTACGTGTGTGCTGGCGTTTTTTGTACGCCTTACGCAGGAGATATATAACAATAAAAGCCGGTTTGAAAGAACTTTTATTCCTTTTCAAACCAGCTCTATACCTGCAACTGTTTATAAATTATATCCTCTTGCAAAAACGACCCTGCATACGGTGTACGCTTCCGCCTGTACTTCTCCCGGATTGCCGGCGAAGTGCCGCCAGCCGGAGAGTGGGGGAGGCGTTTCCGAAGGGAAGCGTCGGCGTCCGGAATATCCTTGCCGGAGACGTTAGGCTGGTGGAGAGGAGCCGCTATCGGCGACTCCTAAGCAGCCTTACGACTCCGTGCAAGAGATGCAGGCGCCAGAGCGTCGCAGGAAACGCCTCCCCCACTCTCCGGCGTCCAGCACTTCCACCAAAATCCCCCTTAATTCAGCTTCACATTGAGATAATTCCTGCCTGACAGTGTCTTATTAAAGCAGATGCTTATAATTACTATAATGCAGCCTGCCGCAAATCCAATCCAATTAAAGAGCGCCGTAAGAATCAGAAGCTGAAGCCTCATAAATTTCAGCGCATAGCCCAGTTCGAAATTAGGCTGGGTATAGTTGGCCACGGCTACGAACGCCATATACAGCATGACTTCCGAATTAAACCAGCCGGACTGTACTGAGAATTCTCCCATAACCAGACCGGCGATTACGCTCAGCGGCGTACTCAGCATGCTGGGGGTATTAAGCGCTGCCAGCCGCAGCCCATCTATGGCGATTTCCAAGATCAGCAATTGGAAGATCAGCGGTATATTAACCATATCTTTTACCGCCACGAATTCAAATGCTTTCGGAAGCCAGTTGAGGTTCTGCATAAAAAGCAGGAACACTGGCGTCAGAAATACGGTCATAATGGTAATCAGCGTCCTGGAAAACTTCAGATACAGTCCGGTCAGCGTTGGAAAGTAGTAATCATTGGCTTCCTCGATCATATCAAAGATAGAGGTCGGCAGAATCATGGCAGATGGAGAATTATCCACCATAATCACTACTTTTCCCTCAAGCAGGCATGCGGCAGCCGTATCCGGCCGCTCTGTAAACTTGAATTTCGGGAATGGGTTATACCATTTTCTCTTGAACAGGCATTCCGCCAGGCTTTGCTGGTTCATCCTCAGATCATCCGTCCGGATGCTTTTGATACGCTGCTGCACCGTATTTAGCAGTTCCTGGTCTACCCGGTCGCCCATATAGCAGATAGCCACGTCGGTTCGGGAAGTATCGCCAACTTCTGTCATTTCCATAATCAGGTGAGGATCCCGGATCCTTCTTCTCATCAGCGCCGTATTAAATACGATCGTTTCCACAAAACCGTCTCTGGATCCTCTCAGAGACTTATCCTTATCCGGCTCTTCTACGCTTCTTGCCGGATAAGTCCTGCAGTCAATCGCTATGCAGGCTTCATAGCCTTCTATAAACAGACAGGTAACGCCGGATAAGACATTTCTCAGCACATCATCAAAATCCCCTAGGATATCCACTTCCACATAGGGGATGCACTCCCTGGAAAACTGCGTGGCATCCGCCGGCATATTCTCCTGCGTTACCTTGAACAGCGAATCCATTATTTTGAGCATAACCTCATCCTTGGTAAATCCGTCTATAAAATAAAAAGAAGCCATCCGGCCGCCAATCAGCATATCTCTTTGAATAATGTCAAAACTATCCTGCACCGGAAGAACCTGATTCATGTAGGCTGCATTCTCTTCCCTGGACGCAGTCACTTTCCTGTTATCTGGCATATTCCTACCTCCGCTCATTTACTTGCTTTGAGGAATAGACTGCCCAGATTTTCCGTTAAATATGCAGTCAGGGACGCTGCACTTTAAAAAATGCCGCGTCCCTGTATGGGAAATCTATTGATTTGTAGTACTGCCAAATCCTCCGTTACGAACCGCTGTCACTTCATCGTCCAATGTGATGCCGTATTCTACGAAGATTCCCTGCATGAATCCAGTTCCTGCCTGTAATTCCACTACTTTACCCTCATTGGTATCGTTAGTGATCTTCGCAAAAATATGCCCCTCATTATCCGAATAGAAGTAATCGCTGTCAATGATGCCCACCGTATTATTTAACTGCAGGCGGTATTTAAATCCAAGGCCGCTTCTCGGATAACATTTAAGCACCCAGTTTTCTTCCATCTCCACACGGATTCCAGTCGGAATCTTTACCGTCTTTCCCGGGTGCAGCACGATGGATACCGGTGTATAAAAATCATAACCCGCGGAACCTGCCGTGGCTCTTTGAGGTAATCGGACGCCGTCATAAGCCTCCTTGATCTTCTCTTCTTCGATCGGCCCGAAGGAGTCCATAAATCCTTCCAGGAACTGTTCGAAACTTACCTTGTGGAACTTTGCAATTCTTCTAGCCATAGATGTTTCTCTCCTGTCTCTTCTGTATTTTTCGTTTACGTCAGAAAATCATTTAATTATATTATCATCCGCTTCGCAAAGCGTCAATGCAATTAGGTCAAATTCATCTAATTTCCACATTCTATGCTGATCTCATTGAACAGTTTCAGAATCTCATCTACCGTCATCTGCTGTTTCTCTTCTTCTTTTTTATCCAGGATCACCTGGCCCTGATGCATCATGACCAGGCGGTTTCCATATTCCACCGCATATCTGAGGTTGTGCGTTACCATAATTGTCGTCAGTTTCTTTTCCCGGACAATCTGATCCGTCAATTCCATGATCAATTCTGCCGTCTTAGGATCTAGGGCAGCCGTATGCTCATCCAGGATCAAAAACTCGATAGGCGTCATGGTAGACATCAGTAGCGCCATCGCCTGGCGCTGTCCGCCTGAAAGTGAGCCTACCTTTACATCCAGCTTATCTTCCAATCCCAGATTCAGCTGGCTAAGCTGCTCCCTGTAGTAGGCAATGCGGGCCTTATTGGTCCCTCTTCCCAGTCCGTAGAGTTTCCCCTTGTTATCTGCCAGGGACATATTTTCCAGTATCGTCATGGATGGACAGGTTCCCATCGCCGGATTCTGATATACACGGCCAATCCTCGCATTTCTCTTATACTCTTTTTCCCTGGTAATATCCTTGCCGTTGATCAGTATTTTCCCCGCCTCAAGCGGAATGCTGCCGCAGATGATATTCAGCATGGAGGTCTTGCCGGATCCATTGCTTCCCACCACGGACAGGAAGTCTCCCTGCTCAATCTTCATGCTGAAATTATCGAACAGGCACATTTCGTTAATGGTACCGGGATTATAGTATTTGTGGATTCCGCTAAGTTCAAGCATTCTTATTCACCTTCTTCTTTCTTTCCATGCTGATGACCAGGATTACCAGGAACAGGACCGCCGTAATCAGCTTCATTGCCTGCGGCTCAAAGTTACGTAGGGCAACCGCAACGCAGGCCTTATAGATGATCGAGCCAATTAGTACGGCAGACGTGGCCTTAAGGAACGTTATCTTCTTAAAGATGCTGGTTCCGATGATAACGCTTGCCAGGCCAATTACGATTGCCCCCGTACCCATGGATATCTCAAATACCCGTTCTTCCTGGGCAAATACGCAGCCTGCTAAAGACACCAGCCCGTTTGCAATGGCAAGGCCCAGAATCTTCACATTGCCTTGATCCTTTGCAAGGGAGGTGACCAGCGTATCATTATCGCCTACCGCCCTGAGAAGAAAGCCGGATTTTGTCTTCAAATACAGATCCAGCAGCACTTTGCATAGGATTGCCAGCACCAGGACGATCAGAAGCGTCGTATATCCTGAGACGCTGTCTGGTATCAAGCGCTTCATAAAATCGTTCTTAAATATTGTTTCCTGGGAGAACAGCGGAACATTTGCCGTCCCTGCAATATACAGGTTGATGGTCCACAATGCCGTCATCATAATGATTCCTGACAGCAAGTCGCGCACCTTGCATTTCACATGGATCAGGCCAGTACAGATGCCCGCCAGCACCCCCGCCCCAAAGGAGAGCGGCAGGGTCAGATAAGGATTCATCCCTCTCGTAATCAAGGCCGCCGTGATCGCTGCTCCCAATGGAAAACTTCCGTCCACCGTCAGATCCGGGAAATCCA
This genomic interval carries:
- a CDS encoding ABC transporter permease, producing MDFIVTIAEQGLIYGILALGVYITYKILDFPDLTVDGSFPLGAAITAALITRGMNPYLTLPLSFGAGVLAGICTGLIHVKCKVRDLLSGIIMMTALWTINLYIAGTANVPLFSQETIFKNDFMKRLIPDSVSGYTTLLIVLVLAILCKVLLDLYLKTKSGFLLRAVGDNDTLVTSLAKDQGNVKILGLAIANGLVSLAGCVFAQEERVFEISMGTGAIVIGLASVIIGTSIFKKITFLKATSAVLIGSIIYKACVAVALRNFEPQAMKLITAVLFLVILVISMERKKKVNKNA